The DNA sequence TGAATCGAGTATTTGTTGGGGGATTGTTGTTCACCCCCCTGCACTTCTTTCCCCTGTCACGCCTTTTTCCATTGGCCTGCGAGTTCGACGCTTCAACCACTCCAGCGCATCGTCCACATAAGTGAAAATCACCGGCACGACCAATAGACTCAACAGCGTCGACGTCAGCAAACCACCCATCACCACCACCGCCATCGGCTGCCTGAAACTCGGGTCTTCCCCCATCCCCATCGCGGTCGGTAACATCCCGGCGCCCATGGCAACGGTGGTCATCAGGATCGGCCGGGCGCGCTTGTGACAGGCATCCACCAATGCATCGTATCGGTTCAGGCCATAATCGCGGCGGGCCATGATCGCGTATTCCACCAACAGAATGGAGTTCTTGGTCACGATCCCCATCAACATCAGCAAACCGATGACGGATGGCAGGGAAAAACTGAAGTTGCACACCAACAAGGCCAGCAGCGCGCCACCCAGCGAGAGCGGCAGCGCCGAAAGAATCGTCGCCGGTTGCAAAAAGTCATGAAACAACAGCACCAGGACCGAATAGATACAAAACACACCGATGGCCATGGCCAGACTGAAACTTCCGAACAATTCGGTCATCAGCTGCAGTTCGCCCAGCTCCACCTGCTTCACTTCGGCTGGGAGATTGCGCATTCCCGGCAATTGACTGGCTTCGGCCATGACCTCACCCAGATTGCGACCGTTGAGCTCGATAGACAGGGTGATATTGCGCAGACGGTCCATCCGACTGATTTGCGCTGGCCCACTGCCCATGCTGATGTCCCCCAACGAAGACATGGCCACCTGGCCGTCTCGACCGGTCACGCGCAACTGACTGATTGCCTGCAGGTCATCGCGTAACAGCGAATCCATACGCACCCGTACATCGACCTGGCGTTGGGACAGATTGATTTTACCCAGCTGCGAGGAGTATTCGCCGTAGGTCGCCATGCGCAAGGTATCGGCGATTTCCTGGCTGGTAATGCCCAGTTCCGCAGCGCGGGCGAAATTCGGGCGCATCTGGATTTCCGGGCGCTGCAGGGCGCTGCTCGACGACACATTTCCGATCCCGTGCAATTCACGCAGCTGCGGTTCCAAGGTGCTTGCCGTGCGCTCCAGCAGATCACCATCGTCACTGGCGAGCACGATATTGAGCTTCTCTCCGCTGCCATCGCCGCCAACATTGACACGCACCCCTGGCAGTGAACGCAGCACTTGGCGCATTTCCGCTTCCACCTCCACCTGCTTGCGATCACGCGCGTCCCGAGCGACCAGTTCCACCGTCAGGACCGCATCGCTGGCGCCGGTGATACCGGCAGGCCCAGAGCCCGAACTGCTGGCGGTCCCTACCGAGACAAAGGTGTGTTTGACGTCTGGCATGTCGCGCAGCCTTTCGCTGGCTTGCAATGCCGTGGCGGTGGTTTGCTCCAACGTCGTGCCGGGCGGCAGCTCCAAGGTTATTTTGCTGCGTCCGGTGTCCTGCGCAGGCAGGAAACTGGTGGGCAGCAACGGAATCAGTGCCAAGGCGCCGACAAAGCACAGGCTGGCCAGGCACATCGTCGTCTTGCGCCGGGTCAGGCTGGTGTGAATCCAGCCCAGGTAACGGGTCATCAACGGGCCGTCGTGGGCGGTTTCATTTTTTGCCTTGAGGAAATAGGCCGCCATCATGGGTGTCAACACCCGCGCCACCAGCAGGGAAAACAACAGCGCAACCGAAGCCGTCACACCGAACTGGCGGAACAGTTTCCCGGCGATGCCCCCCATGAACGCCGTGGGTAGAAACACCGCAACCAGGGTGACGGTCGTGGCGAGCACCGCCAGACCGATTTCATCCGCAGCCTCAGTGGCGGCTTGAAGCGGGGTCTTGCCCATGCGCAAATGCCGGGCGATGTTCTCGATTTCGACGATGGCATCGTCCACCAGCACACCGATGACCAACGCCAGGGCCAGCAGGGAAACGGCGTTGAGCGTAAACCCGGCCAGGTACATCACGCCAAAGGTGGGGATGATCGACAGCGGCAGTGCCGTGGCGACGATGAGCGTGGCGCGCCAGTCCCGCAAGAACCACCAGACCACCAACACCGCCAGCAGCATGCCTTCGTAGAGCAGGTTCATCGAGTCGTGATAATTGGCGAGGACGGCCTTGACCGTGTCGTTGGCCTCCACGATCTGCACGTTGGGATGCTGCTCCACAAACGTGGTCATGGCCTTGCGCACGTCGTTGGCCACACCGACATCGGAGAACCCCAGGGAACGGGTGACCTGGAAGCCGATCACCGGCCTGCCATCGCGAAACGCCCGGGTGCTGCGTTCAGCGTGGGTGTCGCGAATATCGGCCAACTGACTCAACGCCAGCAGACGACCGTCGCCGCTGGGAATATCGATGGCACCGAGCGCCGCCGGATCGTCAATGGCCCCCAAGGTCCGCATGGCCTGCTGGCCACTGCCCAGGTTGCCCTGGCCACCGGAGTTGTCCTTTTGCATGGCCCGCAACTGGCTGGCCACGTCCGTTACCCGAATGCCCAGCCCCGCCATCAGGGCCGGGTTGAGATTGACCTGGACCTCCCGGTCGACACCGCCCACGCGCGCGATCATTGCTACCCCGGGTACCGCCAGCAGCTGTTTGCTCAGCTCATTGTCGACGAACCACGACAAGCCTTCTTCATCCAGATTGTCAGAGTCGATGACATAGGTGAGCAACGCCGAGGCGCTGGTGGTCATCCGCGAAACCGATGGTGTATCCAGGCTCGCCGGCAGCTGCGGCATCGCGCTGTCCACCGCGTTACGCACTTCGTTCAGTGCCTCGTTGCCATCCTTGTCGATGTCAAAGCTGACGCTGATGTTGACGGTGCCATCGGTGATGGTCGTCGTCACGTGCTTGAGCAAACGCAGGGAGGTCAGTTTGTCCTCGATCTTGCGCGCCACTTCCGTTTCCAGCTGCTCGGGCGCCGCGCCTTCCAATGAGGCGCTGATCACCACCACCGGCAGGTCCATGTCCGGAAAGTCCTGGATGGCGAGTTTGCCAAAACCCGACAGGCCGAAGAGCGTCAGCAAAATGAACAGCATCACGGCCGGCACCGGATAGCGGATCGACAGGGCTGAAATATTCATGGCTGCGCAACCTGGGCTTGAACGAGGGTCACACTCGCGCCGTCATTGAGAAACGCACCGCCGGCGCGCACGATCCGGGCCGGCTCGTCGAGACCGCTGAGGATTTCCACGGCCTGGTGCAGGCGCCTGCCGACCACCACCGGCCGCTGGACGACATGCATGTCATCATTGAGTGTGAACACATAAGAACGGCCGTCACGCAGGATAACGGCGGTGTCCGGCACTGTGAGCGCCTCGCGGGGCGCCAGCTCGATCTGGCCGCTGGCATACATGCCGGCCTGGGCAGCGCTGTCGGTTGGCAGGGAGATGTAGACCAGCGCCCGGCTGGTCTTGGTATTCAAGGTCGGCGACACCAACCGTACCCGCCCTTCCAGGCTCCGACCGTCGGGCAATGTCATGCGGGCGACCTGGCCGGCCTGTACTTGAGCGAGCTGGCGGGCATCCAGCTCGGCCTGCCATTCGATACGGCTGTCGCGCACCAGGCGAAACAGCTCGTCGCCGGCGGAGAGCACCTTGCCGAGCAACGCCGTGCGCGCCGAAATGACGCCGTCATCCACCGCCACGATGCGCGTCTGCTTGAGCCTGATCCGAGTGCTCTGCAATTCGGCGCGGGCGCTGGCGAGGTCAGCTTCGGCGAGGGCTACTTTGATTCGATAGTCTTCGCGCTGCTGTTCCGACAACGCCCCACCCTGTCCGACGACTTTGGCGCGACGATCATTGGATCGGGCCTGCTCCAGATTGGCCTCCGCCTGGGCGACGAGCGCCTTCTGTTTGCTTTCTTCGGCGACGACCGTTTCAGAGGCCAGCGTGGCCAGCAATTGACCTTTCTTCACCCGGCTGCCCACATCGGCCTCGATGCTGGCAATGCGCAGGCTACTGGTCTCGGCATTGATGACCGCTTCCTGCCAGGGCGCGAGCGCGCCATTGGCGAATAATAATTGCGGCCAGACCTGGCGCCGCGCCTGGACCACCTCCACGCTCAAGCTACTGACATTGGGAGCGGCCACGGCCGGTTCGGTGCCACGGCGCAAATAGATCAACGCCACCACCACGGCGATGACGACGAATGCCAGCGCATATTTACCTGACCTCGCCCTCACGTACCTTCTCCACGCATTGCCTGGTTCCGCGCCAGGGGTTGACTGGCTTGCCAGCCACCGCCCAATGCCTTGTACAAGGCGATCCAGTAGCGCACTTGGTCCTGCTGCAAGGTGATCAATTCGATCTCGGCCGTCAGTGCCTGGCGGCGCGCGGTTTCACGGTCCAGCAGGCTGACGTTGCCGGCTTGCCAGTTGCGGTCAATGGCCTCGAAAGACTCACGAAAACCGGCGGTGGAACGCGCCACATCCGACTCCCGGCGACGTGCCGCATCGAGACGCACCAGGGCCTGTTCCACTTCCATCACGCTGGTGCGCAGCGTCTGGCGATAGACCGCCAGGGCGGCGTCATAAGAGGCCTCGGCACCGTCCGCCGCCGCGCGGCGCTTGCCCCCATCGAACAGCGGAATCGACAGCACCGGGCCCAGCGACCAGGAGCGGTTACGCTGGCCCACCATGGTGCCCACGGAAAAGGTGCCGGAAAGACTCAGGCTCGGCAGCCGTTCAGCCTGGGCCACGCCGATCTCGGCATTCGCCGCTGCCAGCTCTCGTTCGCTGGAGGCGACGTCCGGACGCTGACGCAACAGGTCGGCTGGAATCTGCCGCACCTGGAGTTCGGCCGGCTGGGGCAGTTGCGCCGGCGTCTGCCCGAGCACCTCCAGCAGCCGCCCTTCATCACTGCCCGTCAGCGCGACCAGGCTTTTGAGCAGCACCTGGCATTCACTCTGCTGCTGGACCAGGGTCGCAGCGCTGCTGGCGGCGCTGGCATCGGCCAGGGCTGCGTCGGCGGAAGAAGTGAAGCCGGCCCCGAACGACTGGCGAGTGATGCGGGCAGTGTCTTGTTGGGACTGGGCCTGATCCGTGTAGGCCAGCACCAGCTTCTGGCAGCCGCGGTATTGCACGTAGTAATCGCCCACCTGGGCCGCCAGGGAAACCCGCGCGTCATGCCAGTCATCCACCCGTGCCTCGACACGGGATTTCGCCGCTTCATTGTTGCGCCGTAACTTGCCGAACATATCGAGCTCCCAGGCCGCATCCATCGTGGCCGACGAACCTGACCCACCCAGGCGTTCAGCACCAGTCTGTTGCCCGCCCCGGCCGCCGGACAATCTGCCGTCAATCTTGGGCAAGGCATCCGCGGCATCACTGGCGGCGGTTGCCCGGGCCAGCGAGATATTGGCCCAGGCCTCATCCATGGAGGGGCTATCGGTTTCGGACAGGCGCAACAGCTCGGCCAATGCCGGGTCATCGAACTGCTGCCACCAGTCGGCCAATGCCACCACGGACGCGCCGTGTGGCAACGGGGCTTGCCATTTG is a window from the Pseudomonas brassicacearum genome containing:
- a CDS encoding efflux RND transporter permease subunit; protein product: MNISALSIRYPVPAVMLFILLTLFGLSGFGKLAIQDFPDMDLPVVVISASLEGAAPEQLETEVARKIEDKLTSLRLLKHVTTTITDGTVNISVSFDIDKDGNEALNEVRNAVDSAMPQLPASLDTPSVSRMTTSASALLTYVIDSDNLDEEGLSWFVDNELSKQLLAVPGVAMIARVGGVDREVQVNLNPALMAGLGIRVTDVASQLRAMQKDNSGGQGNLGSGQQAMRTLGAIDDPAALGAIDIPSGDGRLLALSQLADIRDTHAERSTRAFRDGRPVIGFQVTRSLGFSDVGVANDVRKAMTTFVEQHPNVQIVEANDTVKAVLANYHDSMNLLYEGMLLAVLVVWWFLRDWRATLIVATALPLSIIPTFGVMYLAGFTLNAVSLLALALVIGVLVDDAIVEIENIARHLRMGKTPLQAATEAADEIGLAVLATTVTLVAVFLPTAFMGGIAGKLFRQFGVTASVALLFSLLVARVLTPMMAAYFLKAKNETAHDGPLMTRYLGWIHTSLTRRKTTMCLASLCFVGALALIPLLPTSFLPAQDTGRSKITLELPPGTTLEQTTATALQASERLRDMPDVKHTFVSVGTASSSGSGPAGITGASDAVLTVELVARDARDRKQVEVEAEMRQVLRSLPGVRVNVGGDGSGEKLNIVLASDDGDLLERTASTLEPQLRELHGIGNVSSSSALQRPEIQMRPNFARAAELGITSQEIADTLRMATYGEYSSQLGKINLSQRQVDVRVRMDSLLRDDLQAISQLRVTGRDGQVAMSSLGDISMGSGPAQISRMDRLRNITLSIELNGRNLGEVMAEASQLPGMRNLPAEVKQVELGELQLMTELFGSFSLAMAIGVFCIYSVLVLLFHDFLQPATILSALPLSLGGALLALLVCNFSFSLPSVIGLLMLMGIVTKNSILLVEYAIMARRDYGLNRYDALVDACHKRARPILMTTVAMGAGMLPTAMGMGEDPSFRQPMAVVVMGGLLTSTLLSLLVVPVIFTYVDDALEWLKRRTRRPMEKGVTGERSAGG
- a CDS encoding efflux RND transporter periplasmic adaptor subunit, with protein sequence MVALIYLRRGTEPAVAAPNVSSLSVEVVQARRQVWPQLLFANGALAPWQEAVINAETSSLRIASIEADVGSRVKKGQLLATLASETVVAEESKQKALVAQAEANLEQARSNDRRAKVVGQGGALSEQQREDYRIKVALAEADLASARAELQSTRIRLKQTRIVAVDDGVISARTALLGKVLSAGDELFRLVRDSRIEWQAELDARQLAQVQAGQVARMTLPDGRSLEGRVRLVSPTLNTKTSRALVYISLPTDSAAQAGMYASGQIELAPREALTVPDTAVILRDGRSYVFTLNDDMHVVQRPVVVGRRLHQAVEILSGLDEPARIVRAGGAFLNDGASVTLVQAQVAQP
- a CDS encoding efflux transporter outer membrane subunit codes for the protein MHVFKPPGILLVTLCAVALSGCVLGPDYRVPDVPIAAKWQAPLPHGASVVALADWWQQFDDPALAELLRLSETDSPSMDEAWANISLARATAASDAADALPKIDGRLSGGRGGQQTGAERLGGSGSSATMDAAWELDMFGKLRRNNEAAKSRVEARVDDWHDARVSLAAQVGDYYVQYRGCQKLVLAYTDQAQSQQDTARITRQSFGAGFTSSADAALADASAASSAATLVQQQSECQVLLKSLVALTGSDEGRLLEVLGQTPAQLPQPAELQVRQIPADLLRQRPDVASSERELAAANAEIGVAQAERLPSLSLSGTFSVGTMVGQRNRSWSLGPVLSIPLFDGGKRRAAADGAEASYDAALAVYRQTLRTSVMEVEQALVRLDAARRRESDVARSTAGFRESFEAIDRNWQAGNVSLLDRETARRQALTAEIELITLQQDQVRYWIALYKALGGGWQASQPLARNQAMRGEGT